GGGTCAAACACTGGCTGTGGCGGGCCGTTGACGAACACGGAGCCGTGCTGGACGTTTTCCTTCAGAAACATCGTGATGCAGCCCGCCGCCAAATCGTTCTTCCGCCGTTTGCTGGAGGAGGGGCGACGTGCCAGAGATCATCCACACCGACAAGCTGTGGAGTTATGGTGTGGCCCTTCGGGAAGTTCCCGTGCTCCACCCCGTGGAGCACGTTCAGGTCATCCAAGGCGGCGCGCTGCAATAATTTGATCGAGCAATCCCACCGCCCCACACGACGCCGTGTTCGTCAGCAGCGAGGGTTCAGGTCACGACCCCGGGCACAGGGTTTTCTGAACCTGCACGCCCGGATCACGAATCTTCATCACCCTGCTCGCTCCACCGTTCCCGCTCCCGACCGTCGGCATCATCAACAAGCCGCGTTCAAGACCTGGCGAGAAACTGTGTGGCAGGCGGCCTGAACTTCAGGCCGCCTGCCTTTTGGGATCTCCGCCCCACCTCAGGCTTCAACAACTTGCCATAACCCCCGTCGCCTGATCCTGAATTTTGCGGTAGACCTTGCGTCGCTTCATTTCAGAGTTTGAGGAACTCCTGGACGCCGAGGACGAACAGGACAGCGCCCCCCACGACAACTTCAATCGGATTGGAATCGACGGTCATCCCTTCGTACTGCTCAGGGAGGGCCATGCTGGACGAAACCAGGCGGGTTCGGGTGTGGCAAGTCTGCTTGACAACGGTTTTCAGGTCGTCAAGTCGGTCAGGGCTCAGACCAATGATCAGGGTGGTGTTGCCTTCGCGGAGAAAGCCGCCACTGCTGGCCAGTTTGGTCGCGTCAAAGGCGTGCTCTCGCAACGCCCGCATCAACGCGGAAGAGTCTGCATCCTGAACAATGGCGAGGACGAGTTGCATGTCCAATCTTATCAGCCCCGTTTTACGGCTGTCTTTGCAGGATGGGTCAGTTCCTATGCGGCCACGTTCAGGTGGCGGTGGTGACGGTACTGGGCCAGCTTCAGGGCCACAGAAAATGATCAGGGGTCACGATACGGATGGGCCCAGGCTGTACGCGAGGCGTACGAAAACGAACGTGGTGCAAGCCTGGAGATCCGGTTTTAGGGGGGGCGCACTGGGGCGACGTTGGCTGTCGACTCAAGAGAACTGGCGCC
This genomic interval from Deinococcus humi contains the following:
- a CDS encoding cyclic-di-AMP receptor; translation: MQLVLAIVQDADSSALMRALREHAFDATKLASSGGFLREGNTTLIIGLSPDRLDDLKTVVKQTCHTRTRLVSSSMALPEQYEGMTVDSNPIEVVVGGAVLFVLGVQEFLKL